The Gemmatimonadaceae bacterium DNA segment CTTCATCCGCGAGGGCAAGGGGAAGAAGGATCGACTCGTCCCGATCGGCGAGCGCGCGGTGCGCTGGACGCTTCGGTATCTCGACCACGTCCGGCCGACCCTGATCGCGCGCGCCGTGCGCCGAGCAACGCGACAATCGACACGGACCACGAGCGCCCTCTTTCTCACGGCGCGCGGTACCAGGCTTACGCCGACGAAACTGACCGATCGGCTGCACCGCTATCTCGTGCACGCGGGGATCGAGAAGCCTGGCAGCGTGCACATTTTCCGCCACACCATGGCGACGCTGATGCACGATGCCGGCGCGGATATCCGCGACTTGCAGGAAATCTTGGGGCACGCACAGCTCTCTACGACCGCGATCTATACGCACGTCTCGATCGAGCGGCTGAAGGCCGTCCATACCCGCACGCACCCGGCTCACGTGGTGCACGCGAACGGTGAGTTTTCTGCACGTGTGCGCGCGTCCGCGCCATTTCTGTTAGCTGCTGAAGTAGCTGCTGAAGCGGCTGAAGAAGAAACGGACTAACTTGCAGCTCCTAACTACACTGCCTAACGGCGGCAGCTCGCGGCGCCTGTCCCTCCGCCCGCCCACGGCCAGCGCGGACCCGGCCTCATCGCGCCGGGGCCCGCGGCCCAGGCGGCGGCGTTTCGGGGGGCCGTCGGCTCCGCTGCCGCTCCGCCGCACCGGGCGAGCTCCGCGGGCCCCAAGGCCCGCTCCGTGCCGGCTCGTTTCGGAACGCGCTGCGCGCGATTTATTTCATGCCGGCATGCGCATAATGTGCACATTATGCGCACTCGCCCTCGGCCCCCACGCCTTGGGCCTAACGGCCTTTACATAACGAAGTTATGCAAACGAGGTCTTGTCAAGAAGTGTGTAAATGAGCAGTTAGGCGGCGTGCCGTTCTCGAGCAGGTGATGGGGTGACGCGCATGCCGTCCCGGTATTCGATCCCCGCGAAGACCTCGCGACACAGGTGCGGGGCGTTGAGTTTGCGGAACTGCTGTTCGGCGACGAGCAGCAATTTCCAAATGAGCGCCGTTGCACTCTCGACGCGCTTGAAGCGTTTGGCCGCGGTCGTGCGCAGCCGGACCGCGTGAAACGGGGATTCGATCACGTTGGTCGTGCGCAGATGCCGCCAGTGCGGTTGAGGGAACGCGTAGTACGTGATCATGCGCGCCCAGTCCCGGTCTAACCGCTCGACGGCTTTGGGGTACACGCGACTGTACGCCCGCCGGAACGCCGCCCGGTGGCGCTCGCAACTCGCCTGGGTCTCGGCGTTCGCGATCGCCTGGAGATCCGCTTTCACGGCGCCCTGGTGTTTCTCGGGCACCACGTCGAGCACGTTCCGCAGTTTGTGGTTCCAGCACCGCTGCTCGGCGCTCGTCGGATAGATCTGAGCGAGGGCGCTCCAGATGCCTAAATGGCCATCGGCGATCGTGAGGGCGGGAGCGCGGAGTCCCCGTGCCTTGAGCTCGCGCAAGATCGCCGCCCAACTTTCTGTCGATTCGCGCACGCCGCTCTCGACCGCCAGCACGACTTTCCGCCCGTCGGCGAGCGCGCCGATCAGCACCAGGAGCGCGGCCTTCGTGTCCTCGAGGCCGGCCTTCACGTAGAGCCCATCCGCCCAGAGATACACCACCTCGAGCTCGGCGAGATCGCGCCGGCGCCACGCGTCGTACTGCGTCTGCCAGGCCGCCTTGAGCCGCAGCATCGCGCTCGCGCTCAACGGCGCCGCCGCGCCTAACACCCCGCGCAACGCCAACTCAAAATCCCCGAGCGCGAGCCCGTGCAGGTAGAGCTCCGGCAAGAGCGCCGTCACCGCCGTGGTCTGGCGCTTGAACAACGGGAGCACCCGACTCACAAACCGCGCCTCCACGTCGCGCACCCGCGGCCGCTGGACCGTGATCGTCCCGCCCATCAACGCGAGCTGCCGCGGTTTCCCGTAGCCATTGCGCACCCCCTGCGGCGTGTCCGCGTGCCGCCGCGCACTCTTCGCCGGCCTAACAGCTCCTCGACCTCCTCTTCCAACAGCCGCTGCACGAACTGCTGAATCTCCCCGCGGGCATACTGCTCCAGCGTCTCCCACAGCGGACCGGCCGCTCTTGACTCCCGCGCACTTGTCGTGATCTTCTCCATCGGGCGGTGCCTCCTTTTCGTGGCCGGGATTCCCCCGGCGGGTGATTGCTCTCACCCGAGAAGGTGTCACCGCCTTTCTGCTATTTCCACACTTTTAGAAATTACCTCGCATCGGCCAGCTCGATAGCGTAACGACGAACGGCGTGACCGTGCGGTTTGCGTACGATGGGCAGGGGCGGCGCGTGGCGAAGCGCACCGGGGCCGAGTCGCGTTACATCTACTCCGGAAGCCAACTCGTCGCGGATATCGATTCGGCGACGGGCATCGCGCAG contains these protein-coding regions:
- a CDS encoding tyrosine-type recombinase/integrase — its product is FIREGKGKKDRLVPIGERAVRWTLRYLDHVRPTLIARAVRRATRQSTRTTSALFLTARGTRLTPTKLTDRLHRYLVHAGIEKPGSVHIFRHTMATLMHDAGADIRDLQEILGHAQLSTTAIYTHVSIERLKAVHTRTHPAHVVHANGEFSARVRASAPFLLAAEVAAEAAEEETD
- a CDS encoding IS256 family transposase; this encodes MTPSRVRAITRRGNPGHEKEAPPDGEDHDKCAGVKSGRSAVGDAGAVCPRGDSAVRAAAVGRGGRGAVRPAKSARRHADTPQGVRNGYGKPRQLALMGGTITVQRPRVRDVEARFVSRVLPLFKRQTTAVTALLPELYLHGLALGDFELALRGVLGAAAPLSASAMLRLKAAWQTQYDAWRRRDLAELEVVYLWADGLYVKAGLEDTKAALLVLIGALADGRKVVLAVESGVRESTESWAAILRELKARGLRAPALTIADGHLGIWSALAQIYPTSAEQRCWNHKLRNVLDVVPEKHQGAVKADLQAIANAETQASCERHRAAFRRAYSRVYPKAVERLDRDWARMITYYAFPQPHWRHLRTTNVIESPFHAVRLRTTAAKRFKRVESATALIWKLLLVAEQQFRKLNAPHLCREVFAGIEYRDGMRVTPSPARERHAA